The Dehalogenimonas sp. THU2 DNA segment GGGTGAGGACACCTTTGTCCGGTTTAGATCCGGTCTTCTCCCCGTCATAGATGATGATGCCGCCGCCCCGGATTTCAGAGAGATGAAGGTCTATGGTTTCGGCATTCAGCGCCACCACCATGTCGGCCTTCTCCAGTGGTGACTGCACGGGGTCGCTGGATATCCGCACCCGGGTGAAAGAATTCCCGCCACGGATCCGTGATTCAAAATCCTGGTCGGCAAAGACCTCATAGCCGCCGCGCATCATCGCCCTGGCCAGTACCGACCCTACCGATTGGACGCCCTGTCCGGCTTCGCCCCCGACGAGGATATTCAAGTCCGTTGACATCAAGGCACCTCCAGTTTGCTCAGGGTTTAATCTTCTTTGACGAACTGGTCCTTGGCGGCGCCGCAGACCGGGCAAACCCAGGAATCCGGAATATCCTCAAATGCCGTGCCGGGCTCGATACCGCCATCCGGGTCACCTTTTTTGGGGTCGTAGATGTAATTACAGATAGTGCAACGATATTTAGCCATAACGGTTCATTCCTCCTGTCCTTTTTAGAATAGAGGCCCAGGTGGCTTATGTCAAAACGGGATCCGATCGGATCATGAAAGCATTTTCGTTCAGCCGCGGCTCCGTCAAATTTCCGACACAGCTTATAGTAAAATCAATCCCGATAGATATTTCCGGTACGATGTGATCTTGCTGCTATGATTGTGTTTGGCTATCAATGATTAGTTCATACAACTTGTTTCATTCTCTACCTGGTTGGATATTTTACACTTTCTGTCACGATCCAATCTCAGTACTAATACAATTGATGGGAACCTTACACTTCATAAAGATTTAGTTACCAAGGAATATAATGGTGACCACGTATTCTGAAATACGTCAGCACCGTTCCTAAATTTATTTTTCAAAGTAGCTTCTAACCCCTTTACTTTTAATATATTCTTTCGATATACTTGTTGATAACAGAATAATTAATTGGGAGATTATAAAATGCCTGAAGCAAGAGTCCTGATCGATCTACAAGAAGGTGTCATCGAACTAGAGGGACCGATCGAATTTGTCGAAAAACACATGGCTCTTTTTATCCCTGAAATGATGGGGGTCGAAGAGCTGGAAGAAGAAAAACCCGTTGTTAAACGGGGCCGCCCGGCTAAGGCCGGTAAACCCAAGAAAAAGAAGAGAGTGTCCTGCGATAAAATCATCGACGCCCTGGCCGGTGAGGGATTCTTCGCCCAGCCCCGCGGTTTCGGCGCCATCAAACAGGAAGTGCTGAAGACCGACCCCGGCTGCTCTGATAACAAGATCAGGCAGACCCTGAAAAAGGCCATCGCCGGAGAAAAGATAACCGCCAGCGGCGCCGGCCGTGGAATGAAATACACCCAGGTATAAGTTGTTCGATTCCTTCTGCTACAAACATGAAGCGCCGGGGTTAAGCCCCGGCGCTTTTTCCTTTATACAAGTATTGTTTTAAGCAAGCAACACTCGCGCGTCCACTACGGCGTACCCCTGACCTGACGCGAAGGCTTTCACCGGATTAAGATCGAGTTCCTTGATCCGGGGCAGATCTTCCGCCAGTGCGGACAATCTCAGCAACAGGTCTTCAAGGGCGGCGATATCCGCCGGTGGCGCGCCGCGGAAGCCTTCCAGTAACTTGTAGGCCTTGACCGAACGCACCATCTCCCGGGCGTCGGTATCCGTAAGCGGTTGAATACGGGTTACCGTGTCCTTGAACAGTTCGGTATAGATGCCGCCCAAACCGAAGAGGATGAGCGGGCCGAAAACATCATCATGGGTAACGCCGGCGATGACCTCGATGCCCTCAGGCGCCATACGCTGGACGCTCACCCCGCCCGCCTCCGGCAGGCGTCCAGCCACTGTCAGCCGTTCCATCATCTGTTCATACGCCTGCCTGAGTTCATCCGGCGACCGGATGTCGAGCCTTACCCCGCCCACCTCCGTCTTGTGAATGATAGTCTTCGAGTCCAGCTTCAGTGCCACCGGGAAACCGAGAGCTTCAGCTGTTTCCAACGCTTCGTCGAGGTTGGCAGCGAACCGGGGCGCCATGGCGGTGATGCCGTATGCGTCAAGAAGATCATAAACATCACCGGGCGGCAGCCAACCGGGGGGCGCTTCATCGACGATCTTCCTGGCTTTAACCAGGTCGATGCCGGATAGTTCCGGAACCGTTCCGCGTGGTTTCTGTCGGTTCAGACTGTAATCCCGCACGCGGGCGAGAGCATAGACGGCAGCCTCCGGGAAAGAAAAGGACGGGACGCCGGTAGCCCCAACCGGCATGACGGTACCGGGCACACAGCCTCGTTTCCCCATGAAAGAGGCCAGCAGCGGTTTGCCCCGGCGCCTAAAGTCCGGGGCCAGTTCCTTGATAACTGCGGCTACTTCTTCCGGGCAGGCGAACACCGGCGGGATAAAGATGACGATAACCGCATCGATGTTGCCGTCAGCGGCCAGCAGCGTCAGCGCACCGCGGTATTCGGCGGCGCCGACGTCCGTAATATCCACGGGATTGCCCAGTGAGGCTCTGACCGGCAGCAGTGTCTTAAGCCCGGCCATGGTCTCGTCTCTTAGGGATGGCAGTTCCAGTCCCCTCGCGGCGCAGGCGTCGGCGGCCAGCGCCCCCGGCCCGCCGCCGTTGGTGAGGATAGCCACCCTGGAGCCCCGGGGCAACGGCTGGCGCGACAGCACGTCGGACACGTCGAAAAGTTGTTCCAGGCTGTCCACCCGGATGATACCGGATTGGGCGAAGAGAGCGTCCGCGGCCACATCCACGGTCGCCAGGGCGCCGGTATGGGAGGCTACCGCCCGGGAACCGGCGGCTGAACGACCGCTCTTGACCGCGACGATGGGCTTTTCAGGTGAGATCGAACGGGCCAGACGTGCGAATTTCTTGGGATTGCCGAATGATTCCAGATAAAGCATGATGACATCGGTGGCCGGATCGTCCCGCCAGTACTCCATGAGGTCGTTCGAGGAAACATCGGCCCGGTTACCGACGCTGGCAAAAGAGGAGAGGCCGATATTGAGATTATTAGCGTATTCCAGTATCACTAAACCGAGCGCGCCGCTCTGGGTCGCCATGGCAATATTGCCTTGAGGCGGAAATACGTGACCAAAAGTAGCGTTCAGACTGACATTCGGAGCTGTATTGAGAACACCCATACAGTTAGGCCCGACGAGGCGCATACTGTAACGGCGGCAAACCGAGACCAGTTTCCGCTGCCGTTCGACACCGGCATCATTGTTCTCGCCGAAACCGGCGGAAATCACGATGATGGATTTGACTCCCCTGGCGCCGCATTCTTCCGCGGCGTCCAGCACCTTTTCGGCGGGCAGTACGATAACAGCCAGATCGACCTGTTCAGAAATGGCGGTTATCGACGGGTAAGCCCTAACGCCCGATATGACATCGGCCTGTGGGTTAACCGGAAAGACCGGACCATGGAAAGCGGCATCAAGGAGATTCTGAAAGATCTTGTGGCCGATGCTGCCTTCACGCCGCGAGGCGCCGATAACCGCCACTGAACGCGGATTGAGCAGCGCCTCGATCGAAGTTGCTTTCAGATCATCTGACACGATCATAAGGACTCCTGAACAGACCAAAGGGCGATTTCCACACTTCGATTGTAAGCCACCGGCAGCGGTTGGGCAAAACGGCGCGCACTGGTATAATCCAAAGAACCAAAATGCATCGATGTGGAATGCGGATGGGCCGAAGGGTATCGATTATTGAAGACACCTCAGAACTCTGATGGCCTTAATATCGGTCCAGGCAGGAATGGATCCCGTTTTTCAGTCGTTATTCCGGCACTGAACGAGGAAGCGGCCATCGGGCGCTGCCTCGATGCCATACGTGCCATCGACCCTCACGTTGAGATTATCGTCGCCGACGGGGGGTCCACCGACCGGACGGCAGAGATCGCCGCGGGCCAGGGGGCCGTTGTCGTTCACTCACCGCGAGGCCGCGGGAGGCAGTGCAACGCCGGCGCGAACCGGGCATCGGGCGAGGTCATTCTCTTTCTTCATGCCGACACGATATTGCCCGAAGGGGTTTTCACAAGGTTAAAGTCGATCTTCACAGACCCGGACATCAAGGCGGGTACATTTAGAGTCGCTTTCGACCGCAAGCACTGGTTACTGGATATCATCACCTGGAAGGCCACGTTCGAGTTGGGCTGCCAGCGGTTCGGTGATTCCTGTATAACAATGCGAAAAGACTTTTTTCGACAGCTTGGAGGTTTTCCGGACCAGAACCTGTTTGAAGACCTGGAACTGCTGCGCCGCGCATGCCGGCAAACCCGGATTCGCCGCTTTCCGATGAAGGTGGTCACTTCAGCCCGCCGTTTCACCGAAAACGGTGTCTTGCGCCAACTGCTTCGGAACTCATGGTACATCAGCAGATACCTGGCCGGGACTCCGGCGAATAAACTGGCGGAAGAATATGAGAGTCGAAACCGCCGTGTAAAGCGACCGGTGTTGCTCATGATGGTGCGGTATCCGGAACCGGGAAAGGTTAAATCCCGCCTGGCTGCCGCTGCCGGCGATGAAACCGCCGCGGATATTTACCGCTCTTGCGCGGGACGTCTGTTTGCCGCGGCGGACGGCCTGCCGGAAGAGATCGATAGGTGCCTGTATTGCGCCGACGCCGGCGATATGGAACGTATCGGAAAATGGGCCGGGAACGGATTTGGAATCGATGCCCAGCGCGGCGACGGCCTCGGCGAACGCCTCGATCAAGGCTTCACGACATCATTCAACCAAGGGGCCGTTAAAACAGTCATCGTCGCCAGCGACGTTCCCGGTATTTCATCGAGCATTCTCCGGGAGGCATTCGACGCTCTTGACCGTCACGATATCGTCATCGGCCCCTCACTGGACGGCGGTTATTACCTGATCGGCCTTAAACGACCCGAACCGAGGCTTTTCCGGAATATCGACTGGAGCACTCCCACAGTACTTGACCGGACCCTCCAGACAGCCAAGGAATGCGGCCTTAACCCCTGTGTGTTACCGGTGTTACTAGACATCGACACCGCCGATGACTGGCATCGATGGATTGAATCTCAAAAAGAATCGAACGAGGTCGGCTATGCCAAAACTCGATAATTCGCTATCAGAAAAATATGATTTCGGCGCCTGGCTGGACTCCCGCAGGCTGGACCTTTCCCCGACCGGCATCGACACCCTCTGGCTGAACATCACCCGCCTGTGTAATCAGGCGTGCCGTCACTGCCATGTCAACGCCTCGCCCGAAACCCCGCTTCACATGAGTGAGGATGTAATTAACGCGTGTTTAGCTGCACTCGAAACAAATGATCAGATCTCAAAGGTGGATATCACCGGCGGCGCCCCTGAGTTACATCCGCGGTTCGAGCACCTGGTGAAAACGATCCGAGCCGCGGGCAAGCAGGTTATCGTGCGTCATAACCTGACGGTGACTATCGACGGCCACCCGCTTTCCGGCGAGCCGAAAGACCATCTGCCCCGCTTCTTCGCCGAAAATAACGTCCAGGTGCTGGCTTCATTGCCTCACTATTCCGATATAGCCACCGATATGGTACGCGGACGGGGTGTCTTTGAAAAAAGCATCGAATCGCTCCGCAGACTTGCCGCGGCGGGTTACGGCATTACTCCGGGCCTGTCTCTGAAGCTGGTGACAAATTGCGACGGCCCTTTGAGTTGCGCCGGCAGAGCCGCTCTGGAAAATGGATTTCGTGATTCCCTCGCCAGATACGGCATCAACTTCGATGATCTCCTGACCGTGACCAACATACCGGGCGGCCGCTATGCTGAGACACTCCGGCGGGAAGACGCATACGAGGCCTACATGACCAGTCTGTTCGATTCGGCGAGCGAGACAGCGGCCCGGGTCGCCGTCTGCCGCTCACTTGTAAGCGTCGGCATCGATGGCCGCCTCTACGATTGTGATTTCAACCAGGCAGCCGGTTTACCCATCGGTTTGGGGCGCCCGGCGACCATCTTCGATTTCGATTACAACGCTCTGCTTGAGCGTAAGATCAATTTCGCCAGCCACTGCTTCGGTTGCATCACCGGAGCCGGCAGCGGCTGAAACGGCGATCACAAACTGCCCGTGTAGGCAGTGTTACGAAT contains these protein-coding regions:
- the rd gene encoding rubredoxin gives rise to the protein MAKYRCTICNYIYDPKKGDPDGGIEPGTAFEDIPDSWVCPVCGAAKDQFVKED
- a CDS encoding acetate--CoA ligase family protein is translated as MIVSDDLKATSIEALLNPRSVAVIGASRREGSIGHKIFQNLLDAAFHGPVFPVNPQADVISGVRAYPSITAISEQVDLAVIVLPAEKVLDAAEECGARGVKSIIVISAGFGENNDAGVERQRKLVSVCRRYSMRLVGPNCMGVLNTAPNVSLNATFGHVFPPQGNIAMATQSGALGLVILEYANNLNIGLSSFASVGNRADVSSNDLMEYWRDDPATDVIMLYLESFGNPKKFARLARSISPEKPIVAVKSGRSAAGSRAVASHTGALATVDVAADALFAQSGIIRVDSLEQLFDVSDVLSRQPLPRGSRVAILTNGGGPGALAADACAARGLELPSLRDETMAGLKTLLPVRASLGNPVDITDVGAAEYRGALTLLAADGNIDAVIVIFIPPVFACPEEVAAVIKELAPDFRRRGKPLLASFMGKRGCVPGTVMPVGATGVPSFSFPEAAVYALARVRDYSLNRQKPRGTVPELSGIDLVKARKIVDEAPPGWLPPGDVYDLLDAYGITAMAPRFAANLDEALETAEALGFPVALKLDSKTIIHKTEVGGVRLDIRSPDELRQAYEQMMERLTVAGRLPEAGGVSVQRMAPEGIEVIAGVTHDDVFGPLILFGLGGIYTELFKDTVTRIQPLTDTDAREMVRSVKAYKLLEGFRGAPPADIAALEDLLLRLSALAEDLPRIKELDLNPVKAFASGQGYAVVDARVLLA
- a CDS encoding TIGR04283 family arsenosugar biosynthesis glycosyltransferase, whose amino-acid sequence is MKTPQNSDGLNIGPGRNGSRFSVVIPALNEEAAIGRCLDAIRAIDPHVEIIVADGGSTDRTAEIAAGQGAVVVHSPRGRGRQCNAGANRASGEVILFLHADTILPEGVFTRLKSIFTDPDIKAGTFRVAFDRKHWLLDIITWKATFELGCQRFGDSCITMRKDFFRQLGGFPDQNLFEDLELLRRACRQTRIRRFPMKVVTSARRFTENGVLRQLLRNSWYISRYLAGTPANKLAEEYESRNRRVKRPVLLMMVRYPEPGKVKSRLAAAAGDETAADIYRSCAGRLFAAADGLPEEIDRCLYCADAGDMERIGKWAGNGFGIDAQRGDGLGERLDQGFTTSFNQGAVKTVIVASDVPGISSSILREAFDALDRHDIVIGPSLDGGYYLIGLKRPEPRLFRNIDWSTPTVLDRTLQTAKECGLNPCVLPVLLDIDTADDWHRWIESQKESNEVGYAKTR
- the arsS gene encoding arsenosugar biosynthesis radical SAM (seleno)protein ArsS (Some members of this family are selenoproteins.); translation: MPKLDNSLSEKYDFGAWLDSRRLDLSPTGIDTLWLNITRLCNQACRHCHVNASPETPLHMSEDVINACLAALETNDQISKVDITGGAPELHPRFEHLVKTIRAAGKQVIVRHNLTVTIDGHPLSGEPKDHLPRFFAENNVQVLASLPHYSDIATDMVRGRGVFEKSIESLRRLAAAGYGITPGLSLKLVTNCDGPLSCAGRAALENGFRDSLARYGINFDDLLTVTNIPGGRYAETLRREDAYEAYMTSLFDSASETAARVAVCRSLVSVGIDGRLYDCDFNQAAGLPIGLGRPATIFDFDYNALLERKINFASHCFGCITGAGSG